The following coding sequences are from one Aureibacillus halotolerans window:
- a CDS encoding helix-turn-helix domain-containing protein has translation MGIGNNMKALREQSGITQRMLANQIGIDVTSLRNVEENNQSVNVELLGEISNALSISMDELLHTHVKDELLQGLQRVMLEYSSAKT, from the coding sequence ATGGGTATTGGGAACAACATGAAAGCATTGCGGGAGCAGAGCGGAATTACGCAACGTATGTTGGCTAATCAAATTGGTATAGATGTTACATCTCTTAGAAATGTTGAAGAAAACAATCAATCGGTTAATGTTGAACTACTGGGTGAGATCTCGAATGCATTAAGCATCTCTATGGACGAGCTCCTACACACACACGTGAAAGATGAGCTCCTCCAAGGTCTGCAAAGAGTGATGCTAGAATATTCATCTGCAAAAACCTAA